The following are encoded together in the Triticum dicoccoides isolate Atlit2015 ecotype Zavitan chromosome 6B, WEW_v2.0, whole genome shotgun sequence genome:
- the LOC119321382 gene encoding uncharacterized protein LOC119321382, producing the protein MHMALRILNLTTSSSGCERNWSVFEQVDAKRRNKLDVSRRDNLVYIQFNGRMMDKRKKCSSSHDVLLGEDASMAQDWICEDAYVEDEVDPNTTIDDEVGATEAIEPRRSARMRELHEVEEFVADEDSKNEISLEEDIEFESDNDEMIVTNEEEDEDEDTTQP; encoded by the exons ATGCACATGGCTTTGAGGATACTCAACTTGACCACAAGTTCTTCCGGATGTGAACGGAATTGGAGTGTTTTTGAACAA GTGGATGCTAAGAGGAGAAATAAACTAGATGTGAGCCGTAGGGACAATCTAGTTTATATCCAATTCAATGGAAGAATGATGGACAAAAGAAAGAAATGTTCCTCCTCTCATGATGTTCTCCTTGGTGAAGATGCTTCCATGGCACAAGATTGGATATGTGAAGATGCATATGTTGAGGACGAGGTTGATCCCAACACCACCATTGACGACGAAGTGGGAGCCACCGAGGCTATAGAGCCTCGTAGGAGTGCAAGAATGAGAGAACTCCATGAAGTTGAAGAATTTGTTGCCGATGAAGATTCAAAAAATGAGATTTCTTTGGAAGAGGATATAGAATTTGAGTCCGATAATGATGAGATGATTGTAACaaatgaggaggaggatgaggatgaggacacaACACAACCTTAA